Proteins encoded by one window of Verrucomicrobiota bacterium JB022:
- a CDS encoding metallophosphoesterase → MQVADSRIPFVPPPAHSLAERLGPGHHAHRLERHRSRKSIALERRNLLQHAGRFLPVNRLVEWGLRATGLYKSARQEFVQPRLVHLEHRCPRWPADLDGLRILHLTDLHADIAPDLVAAVVEGVRGVECDLCVITGDFRNDYDTPQELVLRLNREILAALPQPVYGTLGNHDELELAEPLEATGLIRLLMNEHVVLPFRGRRFTLAGIDDTFFYETGDLAKALDGAPPAEECPRILLQHGPDLKVSREADAAEVAFSPCGHTHGGQLCLPGGRAIVAIDDLPRRVIAGGWREGEMVGYTSRGTGGCRVPARINCPGEITLHTLRPA, encoded by the coding sequence ATGCAGGTCGCCGATTCGCGCATCCCTTTCGTCCCGCCACCCGCTCACAGCCTGGCCGAACGGCTGGGCCCGGGCCATCATGCGCACCGGCTGGAGCGCCACCGGAGCCGCAAGAGCATCGCGCTGGAGCGGCGCAACCTGCTGCAGCACGCCGGGCGCTTCCTCCCCGTCAACCGGCTGGTCGAGTGGGGGCTGCGGGCCACCGGTCTTTACAAAAGTGCCCGACAAGAATTTGTGCAGCCCCGCCTGGTGCACCTGGAGCACCGTTGCCCGCGCTGGCCCGCCGACCTGGACGGCTTGCGCATCCTGCACCTGACCGATCTCCATGCCGACATCGCGCCGGACCTGGTGGCGGCAGTCGTCGAGGGGGTGCGCGGGGTGGAGTGCGACTTGTGCGTGATCACGGGCGACTTCCGCAACGATTACGACACGCCGCAGGAGCTGGTGCTGCGCCTCAACCGCGAGATCCTCGCCGCCCTGCCCCAGCCCGTCTACGGCACCCTGGGCAACCACGACGAGCTGGAGTTGGCGGAGCCGCTGGAGGCGACCGGCCTCATCCGCCTGTTGATGAACGAGCACGTGGTGCTGCCCTTCCGGGGCCGCCGGTTTACCCTCGCGGGGATCGACGACACGTTCTTTTACGAGACGGGGGACCTCGCGAAGGCCTTGGATGGGGCTCCTCCAGCGGAGGAGTGCCCGCGCATCCTCCTGCAACATGGGCCCGACCTCAAGGTATCGCGCGAGGCCGATGCCGCCGAGGTGGCGTTTTCGCCCTGCGGCCACACCCATGGGGGGCAACTGTGCCTGCCCGGGGGCCGTGCCATTGTCGCCATCGACGATCTACCGCGCCGCGTGATCGCCGGGGGCTGGCGCGAGGGCGAGATGGTGGGCTATACCAGCCGGGGCACGGGGGGCTGCCGGGTGCCCGCGCGGATCAACTGCCCCGGGGAGATCACGCTGCACACGCTGCGCCCGGCCTGA